A region of the Candidatus Gastranaerophilales bacterium genome:
TATACGAGTAGCGCTTGAAGGGTTTAAAGAAGAAATCGGCAAAGTCCAAAACACGCCTGTTTCACAGGAAGAGCTTGAAGGGGCTAAAAATAACATAACAGGCAAAAGAGCCTTCTTACATGAAACAAATTCGCAGCAGTCATACTACCTCGGGTACTATGAATTGTTAGGGCTAGGGGCAGAGTTTGATGAGCATTTAAATGAAAAAATTAATGCAATAACCCCTCAAGACGTTCAAAACATTGCAAAAAAATATCTTAGTGAAAAATCGGTTATCTCGCTGCTTGCACCTAAGGATTATTTATAAAGGGGGCAATCCTTTCACCTCTTAACCTTTATGAGCAGGTCTTTTTGCTCTCTTGTTAAAGCTTTTATTCTAAGCTCTTCTTTCATTGCTTCTGATTTTGTAGCAAACTCCTGTGAATAGACAACTTTTACGGGTTTGAACGCACGGGTGTATTTCGATGCTTTACCTTCAAGATGTTTTTTAAAACGTGCCTCGACATCATCCGTATAACCACAGTAATATGTGTTATTTTGGGTTAAAAGTATATACACAAAGTAACTTTTAGGCATTTTGTCTAATTTCCTCATAAACCTTCAAAATCTCATCAAAAGTGGGGATTTTCACTAATCTGTCACGATATGCCGCTGCGCCCCTGATATTTCTTATGTAATGAGAGTGAAATTTCCTCATAAACCTGACGGCATGAGGCTCTGAACGGTAAAAAATCTCCCGTTCAAAATGCTTTATAAGAATGTCGATACGCTCATTCAAAGAAGGTTCGCTCAAAATTTCACCGGTTTTAAAATAATGCTCTATTCTTGCTATAAGACCCGGGTCGCCTATAATTCCCCTGCCTATGGCTACTCCGCTGCAATTTGAGAGTTTTTGGCATTCAATGGCGTCTTGCGTTGAATTTATATCACCATTGGCGAAAACAGGGATGCTGACCTCGTCTGTCAATTCCTTTATTGCTGCCCAATCCGCTTTGCCTGAATACATTTGACTACGTGTTCTGGCATGAAGCGTAATCATATCTGCGCCGGCATCTTGCATAAGCTTGCCGAATTCGACGTAATTTTTGGAGTTGTTATCCCAGCCGAGTCTGAATTTAACGCTTAAAGGCACGTCAATCACGTCTTTTACCGCTCTTACTATATCAAATGCCAATTGAGGATTTTTCATCAAAGCTGAACCGTCCTGATTTTTGACGATTTTATTTACGGGGCAGCCCATATTAATATCAATCATATCAGCTCTTGAGAGAATTTTTTTGGCTGCTTTTGCCATAATATCGGGCTTGTGTCCTGAAAGCTGGTATGCAACAGGGTGTTCAAAATCTTCGCAATGCAAAATTGATTGTTCCTTGTTCCACAAAACAGCCTCTGAACTCAGCATTTCCGTGGTAAGCAGACAATCAGGCGACAATTCCCTTACAATCTGCCTGAAGGCGGCATCCGTTACTCCTGCCATAGGAGCAAGTGAAACTTTTGAATTTAATTTTAGTATTCCTGCTTCCAAACTGTTTTTATACATTTTATTTAATTTGAGATAACCTTTGTTTTGCATATTTTACATATTCATCGTTAGAATTTCCTGAAAGTTCAACAAATTTTTGATACATTTTTTTAGCTTCAACATAATTTTTCAAAGCGTCATAATCCAGCGCTATTGAATAGTATGCCATATGTAAATCGGGGATAAGCGAAACAGCTTTTTTATAATCTGTTATTGCTTGAGCGGGTTTACTCTGAACATCATAAACCATTCCCCTGTAATAATATGCGTAACCGTTTTCAGGACTTAGAGTAATAGCGGCGTTTAACATAGTCAACGCTTCCGTATAGGAATTCTTATCAAATAATTCCACGGCTTTATTCATTTTTTCTTCACTTTGAGCAAATTTGACGGTTTTTAGAGCATCCTGAATATCGGGATTTATATTATCCAAAGAGGCTGCTTTTTTCAAAGAAGCTTCGGCTTTTGCATAATCTTTTTTATAATAGTATGCTAAGCCTAAAAAATAGTGCGCATTAGGATTTGAAGGGTCCATAGCGGCAACTTTTAAATAGTTTGCTATGGCATCATCATATTTTTCCATCGCCTGATAACAAGCCCCTATTCCTAAATAAACATCTTCTGTGGGTTCAGAAATAGAGCGGTATATATCAATTGCTTCCTGATATTGCTTTTTATCATATAATTCCGCCGCTTTATCCATTTTGGAAAAAGATACTTCCGCATTAAAGTCCTCAAGCATTTGAACAATTCTTTTATCGGACGGCAAGACAGACTTTGCCGTCTGCAGCTCTTCAATAGCTTTAGCGGTGTTATTTTGGGATTTATAAATCGCGGCTATATTCAAATAAGCATCCGCTGATTTATTGTTAAGCCTTAAAGCTTTTTGGTAATACGAGAGGGCTTCATTGTACCTTTTATTCTGATGAAGCATATAAGCAAATTCATACTGTATAGTATAATCATTCGGATTTTTTGCCGCAAGGTCATACATGTTATTTAAGGCAGCTTCTGTGGGCATTTCTTTAATAGTGGTAATGATATCTTCTTTTATTTGTGAGTTATTGGGGTTAGAAGCCAAAAGCGTTTTATAAATATCTATTGCTCCGGCTTTTTGCCCGCTTTTTCTTAATGCACTTGCTTTGTAAGAATTAGCCAAAACATCATTGGGATTGGCTTTCAAGACAGAGTCATAAATAGCGAGCGCATCTTGCAAATTTCCCTGCTGTTGGTATAAAGTTGCCATATTTAAGCGTATCATTTGATTTTGAGGGTCGATTGTCTGAGCAAGTTTGTATTGGTTAAGAGCTTTGTCCAATAAGCCTTTTTCCTGATAAACCGCGCCTAAATTCATTTGTGCAACGGGGTCTTTTGGGTTTTGTCGGACTTTTTCACTCCAGATGGCTTCCAATTGCGCCAATGCATCGTCTTTGGTAGAGGGATTTTCCATTGCTATATCAAATTCTTTTACCGCCAAATCTATTTTGCCTAAAGCAAGCAGTACTCTTGCGAATTTCAAATGGGTATTGGGGTCTTTTAAATCAATAGCAAGCGCTTTATCATAATAAACAGCCGCGTTATAGTTATCACCGAGAATTTTTGTAATATCACCCATGGAAACATAGCTCTCATAAGCAAAGTTTCTGTCTTGAGCTGCTGCTGCATATTCTACTACCGCAGGAATAAGTTCGCCTTTACCGCGCAGTTCTTTTGCTTTTTTCAAACGGGCTTGAGGCGATAAAGAAGCTTTTTGCACCTGCATAACAGAGGCAAGATTTTGTTCCGCTATTTTTATATTTTCATTTATAGTCGGAGAGTTCTCATAGTTTCCGTAATATTTTAGATAATAAATAGCGCTTCTATAGTCATTTGCGGCTTTTTCAAGGTCTGTTCCCTGATTATAATAATAAGTTCCTCTTGAGGTGTAAGCTACGCATAAATTATTTCTCACAGAAGGTTCCGACGGGTTTTGTTTAAGCGCTTTTGTCAAACTTTCAATAGCTTTTGTGTATTCACGATTTTGGATAAATTCCATGCCCGCATCATAATGATTAATATTATCATTGTAACTTTGGACATATTCGTATGAAAACGCAGGCAAAGAAGCAATATTCAAACATATTAACAAAGCAGCTACGGCATAATTTTTTTTCATATTAATATCCTCAACTAAATCCTACATCAAGTATAGCAAAATAATTGAATTTACGACATTACCATTGTAGTGATTTTTTAATTTTCTTCGTGGTGTAGTATTTCAAATACAGTTTTTAAAAAGTTTTTTTCCGAAAAATCTTTTTTAGATATAAATTCCTGTATGGCAAATTTTGTGCATTTTTCTCTATATTCTTTTGAATCAAAAGAAGAAAGAACTATTGTAGGGATGGAAATATTCTCTTTTTCAAGTTTTTCAAACAATTCCAATCCGTCCATTTCAGGCATTTCCAGGTCGCTGATAAGCAAATCGATTTTTTCATGCAAGAGTATTTTATATGCTTCTAACCCGTTCACTGCTTGAACTACAGTATATCCTGCGGATTTTAATATATTTTTTTCCAATGAAATAGTAGTAACAGAGTCATCTGCTATTAAAATTGTTTTCTGCTTTATTTTTTTGATAGGAATAGCAAGCATTTCCTTTGCTCGTGACAGTTCTTTGTTTTCGGTGGCGGATTTAATAATATCGCTTATGTTAAGCACCAGACAAACTTCGCCGCTGCTTAAAGACGCCACTCCCGAGATATTTTTAACTTTTATCAAAGGCGCATCGAGTCTTTTCTGCAAAATTTCTTCGGTTCCCGTAAATGTGTCCACTTCAAGAGCAAGCATATTATCCTCAAAATGTAAAAGAACTGCATTATATTTATCTTTTTCACTCAAAGTTGTATTTAGGGGATTAAGCAGTGCGGACAGATTTGCCAGAGGAACTGATTTCCCGTCGTGAATAATATATTCTTTATTTTCCCGCTTAATTATATCTTCTTTTTTTAACACCATGGCAGAAATAATAAAATTAGAAGGTATTGCAAAATTTTGGTTATCGGTTTTTATCAAAAATCCTTTTATCGTAGCTAAAGTAATAGGAATTTTTATCAAAATTTTAAACCCTTCTTCAGCTTTTGATTTTATTGAAACTTTGCCGTTAAGCTGGCTGATTTTTGTATGCACAACATCAAGCCCTACCCCTCTGCCGGAAAGCTCCG
Encoded here:
- a CDS encoding GIY-YIG nuclease family protein yields the protein MPKSYFVYILLTQNNTYYCGYTDDVEARFKKHLEGKASKYTRAFKPVKVVYSQEFATKSEAMKEELRIKALTREQKDLLIKVKR
- the dusB gene encoding tRNA dihydrouridine synthase DusB, with the translated sequence MQNKGYLKLNKMYKNSLEAGILKLNSKVSLAPMAGVTDAAFRQIVRELSPDCLLTTEMLSSEAVLWNKEQSILHCEDFEHPVAYQLSGHKPDIMAKAAKKILSRADMIDINMGCPVNKIVKNQDGSALMKNPQLAFDIVRAVKDVIDVPLSVKFRLGWDNNSKNYVEFGKLMQDAGADMITLHARTRSQMYSGKADWAAIKELTDEVSIPVFANGDINSTQDAIECQKLSNCSGVAIGRGIIGDPGLIARIEHYFKTGEILSEPSLNERIDILIKHFEREIFYRSEPHAVRFMRKFHSHYIRNIRGAAAYRDRLVKIPTFDEILKVYEEIRQNA
- a CDS encoding tetratricopeptide repeat protein; this translates as MKKNYAVAALLICLNIASLPAFSYEYVQSYNDNINHYDAGMEFIQNREYTKAIESLTKALKQNPSEPSVRNNLCVAYTSRGTYYYNQGTDLEKAANDYRSAIYYLKYYGNYENSPTINENIKIAEQNLASVMQVQKASLSPQARLKKAKELRGKGELIPAVVEYAAAAQDRNFAYESYVSMGDITKILGDNYNAAVYYDKALAIDLKDPNTHLKFARVLLALGKIDLAVKEFDIAMENPSTKDDALAQLEAIWSEKVRQNPKDPVAQMNLGAVYQEKGLLDKALNQYKLAQTIDPQNQMIRLNMATLYQQQGNLQDALAIYDSVLKANPNDVLANSYKASALRKSGQKAGAIDIYKTLLASNPNNSQIKEDIITTIKEMPTEAALNNMYDLAAKNPNDYTIQYEFAYMLHQNKRYNEALSYYQKALRLNNKSADAYLNIAAIYKSQNNTAKAIEELQTAKSVLPSDKRIVQMLEDFNAEVSFSKMDKAAELYDKKQYQEAIDIYRSISEPTEDVYLGIGACYQAMEKYDDAIANYLKVAAMDPSNPNAHYFLGLAYYYKKDYAKAEASLKKAASLDNINPDIQDALKTVKFAQSEEKMNKAVELFDKNSYTEALTMLNAAITLSPENGYAYYYRGMVYDVQSKPAQAITDYKKAVSLIPDLHMAYYSIALDYDALKNYVEAKKMYQKFVELSGNSNDEYVKYAKQRLSQIK